From Streptomyces sp. HUAS MG91, the proteins below share one genomic window:
- a CDS encoding glycosyltransferase family 4 protein, which yields MSGSATGGDGTGRRALILVENLSVPFDRRVWQECTTLREAGWQVDVICPRGEKRDTEPEAVIDGVRIHRYPLRAATGGPAGYLREYGSALWHTARLARKVGPVHVVHACNPPDLLFLAARRLRRRGARFVFDQHDLVPELYLSRFGRGKDLLYRAVCALERRTYRAADIVIATNESYRDVAVRRGGKRPEDVFVVRSAPAVERFQPVPPDPELKRGKPHLLCYLGVMGPQDGVDYALRALAKLRDEFGRTDWNAVFVGSGDAFDAMVELSRSLGLDDQVRFTGRIPDADLVRHLSTADVCLSPDPLNPLNDVSTMNKVLEYMAMGKPLVSFELREARVSAGDAAVYAPANDEAEFAKLITVLLDDPEKRARMGRIGQERVSGPLSWSNSQASLLAAYAAACGDRAPAASATTARTRKRLRR from the coding sequence TTGTCTGGTAGCGCGACCGGCGGCGACGGCACGGGCCGGCGCGCGCTGATCCTGGTGGAGAACCTGTCCGTGCCGTTCGACCGGCGGGTGTGGCAGGAGTGCACGACCCTGCGCGAAGCGGGCTGGCAGGTGGACGTCATCTGCCCCCGCGGCGAGAAGCGGGACACGGAACCGGAGGCGGTGATCGACGGGGTGCGGATCCACCGCTACCCGCTGCGCGCCGCCACCGGCGGCCCGGCCGGCTACCTGCGCGAGTACGGCTCGGCCCTGTGGCACACGGCCCGCCTGGCCCGCAAGGTCGGCCCGGTCCACGTGGTCCACGCCTGCAACCCGCCCGACCTGCTGTTCCTCGCCGCACGGCGGCTCAGGCGGCGCGGCGCGCGGTTCGTCTTCGACCAGCACGACCTGGTGCCCGAGCTGTACCTGTCCCGGTTCGGCCGCGGCAAGGACCTGCTCTACCGCGCCGTGTGCGCGCTGGAGCGGCGCACCTACCGGGCCGCGGACATCGTGATCGCCACGAACGAGAGCTACCGGGACGTCGCCGTGCGCCGCGGCGGCAAGCGGCCGGAGGACGTCTTCGTGGTGCGCAGCGCGCCCGCGGTCGAGCGGTTCCAACCGGTCCCGCCCGACCCGGAGTTGAAGCGCGGCAAGCCTCATCTGCTGTGCTATCTCGGCGTGATGGGCCCCCAGGACGGCGTCGACTACGCACTGCGGGCCCTCGCGAAGCTGCGCGACGAGTTCGGGCGGACCGACTGGAACGCGGTGTTCGTCGGCTCGGGTGACGCCTTCGACGCGATGGTGGAGCTGTCCCGGTCGCTCGGACTCGACGACCAGGTCCGGTTCACCGGCCGCATCCCGGACGCCGACCTGGTGCGCCACCTGTCCACGGCCGACGTCTGCCTCTCGCCGGACCCGCTCAATCCGCTCAACGACGTGTCGACCATGAACAAGGTCCTGGAGTACATGGCGATGGGCAAGCCGCTCGTCTCCTTCGAGCTCCGGGAGGCACGCGTCTCCGCCGGCGACGCCGCCGTCTACGCGCCGGCCAACGACGAGGCCGAGTTCGCCAAGCTCATCACCGTGCTGCTCGACGATCCGGAGAAGCGGGCCCGGATGGGCCGGATCGGCCAGGAGCGGGTCAGCGGGCCGCTCTCGTGGAGCAACTCGCAGGCCTCACTGCTCGCCGCCTACGCCGCGGCGTGCGGCGATCGCGCACCGGCCGCGTCGGCCACGACGGCACGGACAAGGAAGAGGCTGCGTCGTTGA
- a CDS encoding Wzz/FepE/Etk N-terminal domain-containing protein, with protein sequence MTTSTTAESSAATPLLDLQGLVVAVRRRRRLWSAMALLGLLAGAAVAILLPPPPSAVTKILVAHADDQPNDTGTLIRTDVQVLETTRIAELALNSLKSTEKPEDLMRDYQGTGLTNNLLQIDVSGDTKAQAVDRAQALADAFVADHVRRMRATAKAESDALLEQRDRMRDELAQVNKEIGNRSPNTDPQASASLETLFARRAELNSRIADFDERAADARTGTPQVVSGTEIVDAPRAVPYSMPKAAATDAAIGLVLGLVVGLALAAVGVVVKDRPVLRRDIASHLGASVITDLPRRSVLPWRRRRARVAQERLTTSLTRTVRGSAEAVSLLELGAAHTAGVLAVAVARNLAAEGPVVVVDGLPGSELSGRRAKPGDPAVISGERAAAEPQQGLRLGVGSVAPGTAWTDLQYLGTQTVLVVRAGHGSAAWLHTVARQLADQRIPVIGVVLTDPDPKDRTDGTLWDGLHTALRGRSERQAQPGGTARRAERQPMWAAHGADNEQEAR encoded by the coding sequence GTGACGACGAGCACGACAGCGGAGTCGTCGGCGGCCACTCCGCTCCTCGACCTCCAGGGACTGGTGGTCGCGGTGCGCAGGCGCCGTCGCCTCTGGTCGGCCATGGCCCTGCTCGGACTGCTGGCCGGCGCTGCGGTGGCGATCCTGCTGCCGCCACCGCCGAGCGCGGTGACCAAGATCCTGGTCGCCCACGCCGACGACCAGCCGAACGACACCGGGACACTCATCCGCACCGACGTCCAGGTGCTGGAGACCACCCGGATCGCCGAACTGGCCCTGAACTCGCTGAAGTCCACCGAGAAGCCCGAGGACCTCATGCGGGACTACCAGGGGACCGGCCTGACCAACAACCTGCTCCAGATCGACGTCAGCGGCGACACCAAGGCACAGGCGGTCGACCGCGCCCAGGCGCTGGCCGACGCGTTCGTCGCCGACCACGTACGGCGGATGCGGGCCACCGCGAAGGCCGAATCGGACGCCCTGCTCGAACAGCGCGACCGGATGCGCGACGAACTCGCCCAGGTCAACAAGGAGATCGGCAACCGCTCACCGAACACCGACCCGCAGGCGTCGGCGAGCCTGGAGACGCTCTTCGCCCGCCGGGCCGAACTCAACTCGCGCATCGCCGACTTCGACGAGCGCGCCGCGGACGCCCGCACCGGCACGCCCCAGGTCGTCTCCGGCACCGAGATCGTGGACGCCCCGCGCGCCGTGCCCTACTCGATGCCGAAGGCCGCCGCCACCGACGCCGCGATCGGGCTCGTCCTCGGCCTCGTGGTCGGCCTCGCCCTGGCCGCCGTCGGCGTGGTGGTGAAGGACCGCCCGGTGCTGCGCCGGGACATCGCCTCCCACCTGGGCGCCTCGGTCATCACCGATCTGCCCCGCCGGTCCGTCCTGCCCTGGCGGCGGCGCCGGGCCCGGGTGGCCCAGGAGCGGCTCACCACGAGCCTCACCCGCACCGTGCGCGGCTCCGCCGAAGCGGTGTCCCTGCTGGAACTGGGCGCGGCCCACACCGCCGGCGTGCTCGCCGTGGCCGTCGCCAGGAACCTCGCGGCGGAAGGACCCGTGGTCGTGGTCGACGGACTGCCGGGCTCGGAGCTCTCCGGCCGCCGCGCCAAGCCCGGCGACCCGGCCGTGATCAGCGGCGAACGGGCCGCGGCCGAACCGCAGCAGGGGCTCCGGCTCGGCGTCGGCTCGGTGGCGCCCGGCACCGCCTGGACCGACCTGCAGTACCTCGGCACCCAGACCGTGCTCGTCGTCCGGGCCGGACACGGCAGCGCCGCCTGGCTGCACACCGTCGCCCGGCAGCTCGCGGACCAGCGCATACCCGTGATCGGGGTGGTGCTGACCGACCCCGATCCCAAGGACCGCACCGACGGCACGCTGTGGGACGGACTGCACACCGCACTGCGCGGACGCAGCGAACGACAGGCACAGCCGGGCGGGACCGCGCGGCGCGCGGAGCGGCAGCCGATGTGGGCCGCACACGGCGCGGACAACGAGCAGGAGGCGCGGTAA
- a CDS encoding nucleotide sugar dehydrogenase: MRVSVFGLGYVGCVSAACLASMGHEVIGVDVNQVKVDLVNDGKAPVVEERIGELIADVVRTGALRATRDVREAIADSEVSLICVGTPSEPNGSLCTTYLERVTEEIGTALAERGGRHTVVFRSTMLPGTCLNLLVPILEKAVGGTAGVELGVAVNPEFLREGTSVRDFFDPPKTVIGELDPASGDAVQALYADLPGEVFRVPIPTAEAIKYADNSFHGLKIGFANELGAVCQALGVDPHQVMDVFLADRKLNISPAYLRPGFAFGGSCLPKDLRSLVYAAQRADVSVPILSHVLSSNADHLQRAVNLVERTGKRRVGLFGLSFKPGTDDLRESPLVELAERLFGKGYDLRIYDANVSMSRLLGANREYIENRLPHLAQLLADSVDEVLDHAEVCLVGTRDEAVLAALPHGEGPDIIDLVRLPDAEARRTEPGYMGLVW, from the coding sequence ATGAGAGTCAGCGTTTTCGGCCTCGGCTATGTGGGCTGCGTGTCGGCCGCGTGCCTGGCCAGCATGGGCCACGAGGTCATCGGAGTCGACGTCAACCAGGTGAAGGTGGACCTGGTCAACGACGGCAAGGCACCCGTGGTCGAGGAGCGGATCGGCGAGCTGATCGCCGACGTCGTGCGGACCGGCGCACTGCGCGCCACCCGCGACGTGCGGGAGGCGATAGCCGACAGCGAGGTGTCGCTGATCTGCGTGGGCACGCCGTCGGAGCCCAACGGCAGCCTGTGCACCACTTATCTGGAGCGGGTCACCGAGGAGATCGGCACGGCACTGGCCGAGCGCGGCGGACGGCACACCGTCGTCTTCCGCAGCACCATGCTCCCCGGCACCTGCCTCAACCTGCTCGTGCCGATCCTGGAGAAGGCCGTCGGCGGCACCGCCGGCGTGGAGCTCGGCGTCGCGGTCAACCCCGAGTTCCTGCGCGAGGGCACGAGCGTGCGGGACTTCTTCGACCCGCCCAAGACCGTCATCGGCGAACTGGACCCGGCCAGCGGCGACGCCGTCCAGGCGCTCTACGCGGACCTGCCCGGCGAGGTGTTCCGCGTACCGATCCCGACGGCCGAGGCGATCAAGTACGCCGACAACTCGTTCCACGGCCTCAAGATCGGCTTCGCCAACGAACTGGGCGCCGTCTGCCAGGCGCTCGGCGTCGACCCGCACCAGGTGATGGACGTCTTCCTCGCCGACCGCAAGCTGAACATCAGCCCCGCCTACCTGCGCCCCGGCTTCGCCTTCGGCGGCTCCTGCCTGCCCAAGGACCTGCGCAGCCTCGTGTACGCGGCCCAGCGCGCCGACGTGTCGGTGCCGATCCTGTCGCACGTGCTGTCGTCCAACGCCGACCACCTGCAGCGCGCGGTGAACCTCGTCGAGCGCACCGGCAAGCGGCGGGTGGGCCTGTTCGGCCTGTCCTTCAAGCCCGGCACCGACGACCTGCGCGAGAGCCCGCTCGTCGAGCTGGCGGAGCGGCTCTTCGGCAAGGGCTACGACCTGCGCATCTACGACGCGAACGTCAGCATGTCCCGGCTGCTCGGCGCCAACCGCGAGTACATCGAGAACCGGCTGCCGCACCTCGCCCAGCTGCTCGCCGACTCCGTCGACGAGGTGCTCGACCACGCGGAGGTGTGCCTGGTCGGCACCCGGGACGAGGCCGTGCTCGCGGCCCTGCCCCACGGTGAGGGACCCGACATCATCGACCTCGTCCGCCTCCCCGACGCCGAAGCGCGCCGGACCGAACCGGGATACATGGGCCTTGTCTGGTAG
- the asnB gene encoding asparagine synthase (glutamine-hydrolyzing) yields the protein MCGIAGTYRWPDGKIVTDRLTDILAHRGPDGAGRYGHPVADGEVQLGHRRLSIVDLSETGAQPMVSDGLALTYNGELYNAPELRAELESKGVRFRGTSDTEVVLEAWRRWGTDCLPRLRGMFAFGIFDERTGELVLARDQLGIKPLFLLRRGTGLVFASELKALAAATGGRLEVDHAALVASLLYYWVPDSRCAFREAEKLPPGSWLRVRPDGRVERGTYWSLKQVAAEGQDRARSGELPDLAAIVEESTRRHLLADVPVATFLSGGLDSSYLTALAARHQPGISAYTIGFRAEDAKFEAMPDDLRYARQVAERFGVDLHEIEIAPNVLDLLPQMTYALDEPIGDPAAINTFLICTAAREAGVKVMLSGMGADELFAGYRKHLANTIATRYQRVPRPLRRGVSAAVGRLPVATSRRGLRSVRFAKRFLSFAELPEETAFRRSYTMYDRTELLDLIDPDLAGTVDDVLTEHADTYADNNLDDFVNRMCLTDARMFLPGLNLTYTDRSSMAASTEVRVPYVDVEVVKAAFALPGDRKIAGRQGKAVLKEAATSILPREIVYRPKGLFSAPLRAWMSRDLAPLVREVVNDGELVRSGFLRRDALRRLVAEDAAGQQDYSKHLWHVLTLEHWYRDATSGSGQSARLTA from the coding sequence ATGTGTGGCATCGCAGGCACGTACCGATGGCCGGACGGGAAGATCGTCACCGACCGGCTCACGGACATCCTCGCCCACCGCGGCCCCGACGGAGCCGGCCGGTACGGGCACCCCGTCGCCGACGGCGAGGTGCAGCTCGGACACCGGCGGCTGTCCATCGTCGACCTGTCCGAGACCGGCGCCCAGCCGATGGTCTCGGACGGCCTCGCCCTGACGTACAACGGCGAGCTGTACAACGCGCCGGAACTGCGCGCCGAACTGGAGTCCAAGGGCGTCCGCTTCCGCGGCACCTCCGACACCGAGGTGGTCCTGGAGGCCTGGCGGCGCTGGGGCACCGACTGCCTGCCCCGGCTGCGCGGCATGTTCGCGTTCGGCATCTTCGACGAGCGCACCGGCGAACTGGTGCTCGCCCGTGACCAGTTGGGCATCAAGCCGCTGTTCCTGCTGCGGCGCGGCACGGGCCTGGTGTTCGCCTCCGAGCTGAAGGCGCTCGCCGCCGCGACCGGCGGCAGGCTGGAGGTGGACCACGCGGCGCTGGTCGCCTCGCTGCTCTACTACTGGGTGCCGGACTCCCGCTGCGCGTTCCGCGAGGCGGAGAAGCTGCCGCCGGGCAGCTGGCTGCGCGTCCGCCCCGACGGCCGGGTCGAGCGGGGCACGTACTGGAGCCTGAAGCAGGTCGCCGCGGAGGGCCAGGACCGCGCCCGCAGCGGCGAACTGCCCGACCTCGCGGCGATCGTCGAGGAGTCCACCCGGCGCCATCTGCTCGCCGACGTGCCGGTGGCGACCTTCCTCTCCGGCGGCCTCGACTCCAGCTATCTCACCGCGCTCGCCGCCCGCCACCAGCCCGGGATCTCCGCCTACACGATCGGATTCCGCGCCGAGGACGCCAAGTTCGAGGCGATGCCCGACGACCTGCGCTACGCCCGGCAGGTCGCCGAGCGGTTCGGCGTCGACCTGCACGAGATCGAGATCGCCCCCAACGTGCTCGACCTGCTGCCGCAGATGACGTACGCCCTGGACGAGCCGATCGGCGACCCCGCCGCGATCAACACCTTCCTGATCTGCACGGCAGCCCGTGAGGCCGGGGTCAAGGTGATGCTGTCCGGGATGGGCGCCGACGAACTGTTCGCCGGCTACCGCAAGCACCTCGCCAACACGATCGCGACGCGCTACCAGCGCGTGCCCCGGCCGCTGCGCCGCGGAGTGTCCGCGGCCGTCGGCCGGCTGCCGGTCGCCACCTCCCGCAGGGGACTGCGCTCGGTGCGCTTCGCCAAGCGGTTCCTGTCCTTCGCCGAACTGCCGGAGGAGACCGCGTTCCGGCGCAGCTACACCATGTACGACCGGACGGAACTGCTCGACCTCATCGACCCCGACCTGGCCGGAACGGTCGACGACGTCCTGACCGAGCACGCGGACACCTACGCGGACAACAACCTCGACGACTTCGTCAACCGCATGTGCCTGACCGACGCCCGGATGTTCCTGCCGGGCCTCAACCTCACGTACACCGACCGCTCCAGCATGGCCGCGTCGACCGAGGTCCGGGTGCCCTACGTGGACGTCGAGGTGGTGAAGGCCGCGTTCGCCCTGCCCGGGGACCGCAAGATCGCCGGCAGGCAGGGTAAGGCCGTCCTCAAGGAGGCGGCCACCTCGATCCTGCCCCGGGAGATCGTCTACCGGCCCAAGGGCCTGTTCAGCGCCCCGCTGCGGGCCTGGATGAGCCGGGACCTGGCACCCCTGGTGCGCGAGGTGGTCAACGACGGAGAGCTGGTCCGCTCCGGTTTCCTGCGCCGCGACGCGCTGCGCCGCCTGGTCGCCGAGGACGCCGCCGGACAGCAGGACTACTCCAAGCATCTGTGGCACGTACTGACTCTCGAGCACTGGTACCGCGACGCGACCTCCGGGTCCGGCCAGAGCGCTCGCTTGACGGCTTAG
- a CDS encoding Wzz/FepE/Etk N-terminal domain-containing protein: MNEDTIRLVVIGRMLRRRWRLLAALAVVGALVGYGASLVVFPPRYTTTASVLLPGQWEERELLTEVDIATSSTVLDLAADKLRWAGVSGTDLKDQVVAKAADGNIIKISGTADTPKHSQQLSDRTAEQFVGFAKQIAGGSADSEAATQRAALRKQVEAANRRISDLAQAADPGQTVEGVEARTSLEKLRTSLEEAMTKLDQAAPASNTAGMVVMGPAVRPTGEAAPTRVQLIAGGALVFFLLAVIGHLAAARMNRRPRTEREIATALGADLIGTVDVPDDRHAHRAEGGGARTRIGRLLGTDVRWDTPAPQRSGDEAGRRVRYRRVCARLRDRSPGPQRLLAIVPEGDHVAHRAAGQLVAEATSGASTGSASGGHPLLRLLPVSVDRPMVPDRATESGALIVVSAGNWTTAELSGIARACADGGHEVVGLVVADPVLARPASPADHPPHHAAPAPAVHSHATGGSA; this comes from the coding sequence TTGAACGAAGACACGATCCGTCTGGTCGTCATCGGACGGATGCTCCGACGGCGGTGGCGGCTGCTCGCCGCCCTCGCCGTGGTGGGCGCGCTCGTCGGCTACGGCGCCTCACTGGTGGTGTTCCCGCCGCGCTACACGACCACGGCCTCGGTCCTGCTGCCCGGCCAGTGGGAGGAGCGTGAACTGCTCACCGAGGTGGACATCGCGACCAGTTCGACGGTGCTCGACCTCGCGGCCGACAAGCTGCGCTGGGCGGGCGTCAGCGGCACCGACCTCAAGGACCAGGTCGTCGCCAAGGCGGCGGACGGGAACATCATCAAGATCTCCGGCACGGCCGACACACCCAAGCACTCCCAGCAGCTCTCCGACCGGACGGCGGAACAGTTCGTCGGCTTCGCCAAGCAGATCGCGGGCGGCAGCGCCGACAGCGAGGCGGCCACCCAGCGCGCGGCGCTGCGCAAGCAGGTGGAGGCGGCCAACCGCCGCATCAGCGACCTGGCCCAGGCCGCCGACCCCGGGCAGACCGTGGAGGGCGTCGAGGCCCGCACCTCGCTGGAGAAGCTGCGCACCTCGCTGGAAGAGGCGATGACGAAGCTCGACCAGGCCGCCCCGGCGAGCAACACGGCCGGCATGGTCGTCATGGGTCCGGCGGTCCGGCCCACCGGCGAAGCGGCCCCGACCCGGGTCCAGCTCATCGCCGGGGGAGCCCTGGTGTTCTTCCTGCTCGCGGTCATCGGCCACCTCGCCGCGGCCCGGATGAACCGGCGTCCTCGTACCGAGCGGGAGATCGCCACCGCGCTGGGCGCGGACCTCATCGGCACCGTCGACGTCCCCGACGACCGGCACGCGCACCGGGCGGAGGGCGGCGGCGCCCGGACCCGGATCGGCCGGCTCCTCGGCACCGACGTCCGATGGGACACCCCGGCCCCGCAGAGATCGGGCGACGAGGCCGGCAGACGCGTCCGCTACCGGCGCGTGTGCGCCCGCCTGCGCGACCGCTCGCCGGGACCCCAGCGGCTGCTGGCGATCGTCCCCGAGGGCGATCACGTCGCCCACCGGGCGGCCGGACAGCTCGTCGCCGAGGCCACGAGCGGCGCGTCCACCGGCTCCGCGAGCGGGGGACACCCCTTGCTGCGGCTGCTGCCGGTGTCCGTGGACCGGCCGATGGTGCCGGACCGCGCGACCGAGTCCGGAGCCCTGATCGTGGTCAGCGCGGGCAACTGGACCACCGCCGAACTCAGCGGCATCGCCCGGGCCTGCGCGGACGGCGGGCACGAGGTCGTCGGCCTCGTCGTCGCCGACCCGGTCCTGGCCCGGCCCGCGTCACCGGCCGACCACCCTCCGCACCACGCCGCACCGGCGCCGGCGGTACACAGCCACGCCACGGGAGGCTCAGCGTGA